One window of Populus nigra chromosome 5, ddPopNigr1.1, whole genome shotgun sequence genomic DNA carries:
- the LOC133694589 gene encoding mitogen-activated protein kinase 20-like produces the protein MQQQDHRKKNSTEMDFFSEYGDANRYKIQEVIGKGSYGVVCSAIDTHTGEKVAIKKIHDIFEHISDAARILREIKLLRLLRHPDIVEIKHIMLPPSRRDFKDIYVVFELMESDLHQVIKANDDLTREHYQFFLYQLLRALKYIHTANVYHRDLKPKNILANANCKLKICDFGLARVAFNDTPSTIFWTDYVATRWYRAPELCGSFFSKYTPAIDIWSIGCIFAEVITGKPLFPGKNVVHQLDLMTDLLGTPSLDTISRVRNDKARRYLTSMRKKAPVPFVQKFPNADPLALCLLERLLAFDPKDRPTAEEALGDPYFKGLAKVEREPSCQPITKMEFEFERRRVTKEDIRELIFREILEYHPQLLKDYVNGTERTNFLYPSAVDQFRKQFAHLEENGGKNGPVIPLERKHVSLPRSTVVHSSSIPSKEQQNLASFKDRHSAEEVYNKNPRDSEGIPINISRTLQAQQRIPLAKPGKVVGSVVPYENGSNTKDAYDPRTYIRSTVLPLQSVPSAYCYRKSSTGKLERSTMEAERDLSSQKQVQQCGMAAKYAPDVAINIDSNPFLMTRVGGSKEEHVDDRVMIDTSLLQTKAQYGGIGGGAAATASRAAYRKVGTVQYGMARMY, from the exons ATGCAGCAGCAAGATCATAGAAAAAAG AATTCAACTGAAATGGACTTCTTCTCAGAATATGGTGATGCCAATAGGTACAAAATTCAGGAAGTTATCGGGAAAGGCAGTTATGGTGTTGTTTGCTCTGCAATTGACACTCACACTGGTGAGAAAGTGGCAATAAAGAAAATACATGATATTTTTGAACACATTTCCGATGCTGCTCGTATATTGCGTGAGATAAAGCTGCTTAGGCTCCTAAGACATCCTGATATTGTGGAAATTAAGCACATCATGCTACCACCTTCAAGAAGGGATTTTAAGGATATCTATGTTGTTTTTGAGCTCATGGAGTCGGATCTCCATCAAGTCATCAAAGCCAATGATGACTTGACACGAGAGcactatcaattttttctttatcagcTACTTCGTGCATTAAAGTATATCCACACAG CAAATGTTTATCATCGAGATTTAAAGCCGAAGAATATATTGGCGAATGCGAACTGTAAGCTTAAAATCTGTGATTTTGGGTTAGCAAGAGTTGCTTTCAATGATACACCCTCAACAATATTCTGGACG GATTATGTTGCTACAAGGTGGTATAGAGCTCCAGAACTCTGTGGGTCTTTTTTCTCTAAG TATACACCAGCAATTGATATATGGAGTATAGGCTGCATTTTTGCTGAAGTGATAACAGGGAAACCTCTTTTTCCTGGCAAAAATGTTGTTCACCAGTTGGACTTAATGACTGATCTACTTGGTACGCCGTCATTAGATACAATCTCACGG GTTCGAAATGATAAGGCAAGGAGATACTTAACTAGCATGAGGAAAAAGGCGCCTGTTCCATTTGTACAGAAATTTCCAAATGCAGATCCTTTGGCACTATGTTTGTTGGAAAGGCTGCTTGCTTTTGACCCCAAAGACCGGCCGACTGCTGAAGAG GCGCTGGGAGATCCTTACTTTAAGGGATTGGCAAAAGTCGAGAGGGAGCCTTCCTGCCAACCAATAACAAAGATGGAGTTTGAGTTTGAGAGACGGAGAGTTACAAAGGAGGACATACGAGAGCTAATCTTTCGGGAGATACTGGAATACCATCCTCAACTGCTTAAGGACTATGTAAATGGAACTGAGAGGACTAACTTTCTCTATCCAAG TGCGGTTGATCAATTCAGAAAGCAGTTTGCACATCTTGAGGAAAATGGTGGGAAAAATGGGCCTGTAATTCCACTTGAAAGGAAGCATGTATCTCTTCCCAG GTCTACAGTTGTACATTCAAGCTCAATCCCTTCCAAAGAACAACAGAACCTTGCTTCCTTCAAGGACAGGCACTCCGCAGAGGAAGTGTATAACAAAAACCCCCGAGACTCTGAAGGAATTCCCATAAATATATCAAGAACCTTGCAGGCACAGCAGAGAATTCCACTGG CTAAACCTGGAAAGGTTGTGGGGTCAGTTGTGCCATACGAGAATGGAAGCAACACGAAAGATGCTTATGACCCAAGAACATACATCAGAAGTACAGTCCTTCCTCTGCAGTCTGTCCCTTCTGCATATTGTTACCGCAAATCTAGCACAGGAAAGCTAGAACGATCTACCATGGAAGCTGAAAGAGACCTGTCCTCGCAAAAGCAAGTCCAGCAATGTGGCATGGCTGCCAAATATGCTCCAGATGTTGCTATCAACATCGACTCCAACCCATTTTTAATGACAAGGGTGGGAGGGAGCAAGGAAGAACATGTGGATGACCGGGTGATGATTGACACAAGTTTGCTGCAGACCAAGGCACAGTATGGTGGTATTGGTGGTGGTGCTGCTGCGACCGCATCTAGAGCTGCTTACAGAAAGGTCGGAACTGTTCAATATGGTATGGCAAGGATGTACTAG
- the LOC133693158 gene encoding transcription factor PAR1, whose amino-acid sequence MENSLNQVITPTFHKRKESKTTDKKPHEMGNAKHESLVSLTRSKRADNVHKRSRRKGNEILKAQEKDQASTVGVEDDGKAEVERKIVALQRIVPGGESFGVDKLFEETADYIMALQCQIKAMRVLAGFLEGLEKEKRKFGG is encoded by the coding sequence ATGGAGAATAGTTTAAATCAAGTAATAACACCCacatttcataaaagaaaagaaagtaaaacaaCCGACAAAAAACCTCATGAGATGGGTAATGCTAAGCATGAATCTTTAGTTAGTTTGACAAGGAGTAAGAGAGCAGATAATGTTCATAAGAGAAGCAGAAGAAAGGGAAACGAAATATTGAAGGCTCAAGAAAAGGATCAAGCGTCGACGGTGGGTGTTGAAGACGATGGGAAGGCAGAAGTGGAGAGAAAGATTGTGGCATTGCAAAGGATTGTCCCTGGGGGTGAGTCGTTCGGGGTAGACAAGCTGTTTGAAGAGACTGCCGATTATATAATGGCTTTGCAGTGCCAGATTAAAGCCATGAGAGTTCTTGCTGGTTTTCTTGAAGGgctagaaaaggaaaagaggaaGTTTGGAGGTTAA